The sequence GAAACGAGCGCCGCGTCCAGTAACTGTGGCTGGTACTGGCGTTCCGGTGGCGTCCGCGTCGCCGTCGTTGTCGTCGGTGTCGCGGTACTCGTCGGCGTTTCCGTCCCGTCCGTGTCGGTCGGCGTGGCCGCTCCGTCCCCGCCTTCCCCACATCCAGCCATGCCCGAGAGGCCGGCGCCCACGACGGTCAGAAACGCGCGTCGATCCATGGTCGCCGTGAGTGAGTCAGCCTGATAAGGGTTTTCGGGCGGGGGATCGGCACGATGTCATCCGTGGATGCCGTACTACGTGCGGTGCTATACGGATGAACTCCTTCGGGAGCATCTCAAGTCCCTCGAAGAAGACGCGAACGTACTCGTCAAATATCTCGCGGACGACACGCTGGTTCGTCGCGAACCGGGCGACCAGTTCGGGTGCCCTACTCCGGCGGCGTGACTGTCATGTCGGTCGCGATCCACTCGTCGGTGTTGCCCGACCCAACCGTGTACGGTGGTGCGGAGATATCCGAAAGCGCGGACCGTCCCGTCGCTTCGCCCATCCCTCAGTGGAGCATATCGAGCAGGAAGATAGCGAGGAACCCGGCGAAAAAGAGCGTCGTCGACACCGGTGTCTCGGGGACCTCCCCGGCCTTCACGAGCAGTTCCTCGGTGACGAGATACAGCAGGGCCGCAGAGCCGAACGCGAGGATAAGCGCGATCGGGGCACCGGTCACGCCGTCCAGTGTAAGCACGCCACCGATCACCCCCGACACGAGCAGCAGTCCGAAGACCGCCGGGACCGCGAGTTTCCGGACGACGCCGAGGTCCCGTGGCAGCGCGACGACGCCAGCGACACCGAGAAAGAGCACCTCGATGGCCAGCGCCACGGCGATAATGATGCCAGTGTCGGGATTGTCGAGAAACGTCACTCC comes from Haloplanus sp. XH21 and encodes:
- a CDS encoding ZIP family metal transporter, whose protein sequence is MVLVQALSYTALAVVAALVGGVIAVYHAPDPQMESNIQHFAAGVVTAAVAAELLPDVHGRAPLIVVLGFAIGVATMLSIHQLSKTIEKRDIGGQFAGAAGLLITVSIDMLIDGVLIGVTFLDNPDTGIIIAVALAIEVLFLGVAGVVALPRDLGVVRKLAVPAVFGLLLVSGVIGGVLTLDGVTGAPIALILAFGSAALLYLVTEELLVKAGEVPETPVSTTLFFAGFLAIFLLDMLH